A DNA window from Mariprofundus aestuarium contains the following coding sequences:
- a CDS encoding Na/Pi cotransporter family protein, giving the protein MRNTLRKVILPSIMLILAYGFWVSPDFKEISAGVAIFLFGMLALEEGFRAFTGGVLEKILKKSTNKMWKSLTFGFTAATVMQSSSLVSVITISFLSVGMIGLVEGLGIVFGANVGTTTGAWLIAGFGLKVKISAYAMPMLVFGVMLIFQKSKSMKGVGYILVGLGFLFFGIHHMKEGFEAFQNSLDLTAYAMEGMAGILVFTLIGIIATIIMQSSHATLVLIITALSVQQITYDNALALAIGANVGTTITAVLGALSSNVVGKRLALADVLFKVCAGILFILFMQPMMGLVDGISSVIGLADDDYTMKLAVFHTIFNVIGVIIMVPLINPLIGLVTRLFKSEPDIHAQPMYLNEASLEFGDTALEALRKETARIYEKAIGVIAKGLSLDKQDILSDAKLKQVIKAHDKAVEYDIDEVYEHEIKSLCSAILDYTNRLSVDEATSRQVSRIRLANQSILITLKDVKHLQKNMLLYIDSENPHISAEYNRLRQRIAKVIRRLENIRSQEVTATSTSILSLDALKLTLEKNMSLLHGRLDELIREGHISADMAISLMNDSNYTYSIINSLIQINHNHLKSEEGSETEAEHLIALNREEINSVLSDEREAAERR; this is encoded by the coding sequence ATGAGAAACACACTGCGAAAGGTGATTCTGCCTTCGATTATGCTGATTCTGGCTTACGGATTCTGGGTCAGCCCTGACTTTAAAGAGATCTCTGCGGGCGTAGCAATCTTTCTCTTTGGCATGCTGGCGCTTGAGGAGGGGTTTAGGGCATTTACCGGTGGTGTGCTTGAGAAGATACTCAAAAAAAGTACCAATAAAATGTGGAAAAGCCTCACCTTCGGCTTTACTGCGGCAACCGTGATGCAGTCGAGTTCGCTGGTTTCTGTTATCACCATCTCATTTTTAAGTGTCGGGATGATCGGGCTGGTTGAGGGGCTGGGAATTGTCTTTGGTGCCAATGTGGGAACCACGACAGGTGCCTGGCTGATCGCCGGGTTTGGTTTGAAGGTGAAGATATCCGCCTATGCCATGCCGATGCTGGTGTTCGGTGTGATGCTGATATTCCAGAAATCGAAGTCGATGAAGGGTGTAGGTTACATTCTGGTCGGTCTTGGTTTCCTGTTTTTCGGTATTCATCATATGAAAGAGGGTTTTGAGGCGTTCCAGAATAGCCTTGATCTGACCGCTTATGCGATGGAGGGGATGGCAGGTATTCTGGTCTTTACCCTGATCGGTATCATTGCCACGATCATCATGCAATCAAGTCACGCCACGCTGGTGCTTATTATCACCGCGCTCTCCGTGCAGCAGATCACCTATGATAATGCACTGGCACTGGCGATCGGTGCCAATGTGGGCACGACGATTACAGCGGTGCTTGGTGCACTCTCATCAAACGTTGTCGGCAAGCGACTGGCTTTGGCAGATGTGCTGTTTAAGGTGTGTGCGGGTATCCTGTTTATTCTGTTTATGCAGCCGATGATGGGACTGGTTGATGGCATCTCTTCTGTGATTGGCCTGGCAGATGATGACTACACCATGAAACTGGCTGTTTTCCATACCATCTTCAATGTGATCGGTGTGATTATTATGGTGCCACTGATCAATCCGTTGATTGGGCTGGTGACTCGACTATTTAAATCTGAGCCGGATATTCACGCTCAACCGATGTATCTCAATGAAGCATCACTTGAGTTCGGTGATACCGCACTTGAAGCACTACGCAAGGAGACAGCGCGGATCTATGAGAAAGCGATCGGGGTGATTGCCAAAGGATTGTCTCTGGATAAACAGGATATTCTCTCCGATGCCAAACTTAAGCAGGTGATCAAGGCGCATGATAAAGCGGTCGAATATGATATTGATGAGGTTTACGAACATGAAATCAAGAGCCTCTGCAGTGCAATTCTCGATTATACCAACAGGCTCTCTGTCGATGAGGCCACATCACGCCAGGTCAGCCGGATTCGCCTGGCCAATCAGTCGATCCTGATCACACTTAAAGATGTGAAACATCTGCAGAAGAATATGTTGCTCTATATCGATTCGGAAAATCCGCATATCAGTGCTGAATACAATCGTTTGCGTCAGCGAATTGCCAAGGTGATACGCAGGCTGGAGAATATTCGCAGTCAGGAGGTTACGGCTACATCTACATCTATTCTCTCACTCGATGCCCTGAAGCTGACGCTGGAGAAAAACATGAGTCTGCTGCATGGCCGTCTGGATGAGCTGATTCGTGAGGGTCACATATCAGCGGATATGGCGATCTCCCTGATGAACGACAGTAACTATACCTATAGCATCATCAATAGCCTGATTCAGATTAACCACAACCACCTGAAATCTGAAGAGGGATCAGAGACAGAGGCTGAGCATCTGATTGCCCTGAACAGAGAGGAGATCAATTCAGTACTCAGTGATGAGCGGGAGGCTGCTGAGCGTCGCTGA
- a CDS encoding inorganic phosphate transporter: MDILVANSTILIGMAVVFGLFMAWGIGANDVANAMGTSVGSGALTFKQAVIIAAIFECAGAVLAGGEVTKTIRKGIVDVSSLGSTPELLVYGMLASLLAAGIWLLVATRMGWPVSTTHSIVGAIVGFGAVGIGMEAVQWGKVGTIALSWVTSPLMAGAIGFALFRSIQKLIIDTEDPLEKAKKYVPYYIFLVGFIMAMVTLLKGLKHVGVKLPFDQNMIYAALIGVIFAVIGTFMIKRLKFSKKEDKKFHYTNMEKIFGVLMIFTAIAMAFAHGSNDVANAIGPVAAVVGIVSSAGEIASKSATPVWILLLGGGGIVFGLATYGHKVIATVGSGISELTPSRGFAATLAAATTVVVASGTGLPISTTHTLVGAVIGVGLARGIGALNMGVIQTIFLSWIITLPAGAILSILFFFFFKGAFS, from the coding sequence GTGGACATTCTTGTTGCAAATTCAACTATATTAATTGGCATGGCCGTTGTTTTCGGCCTGTTTATGGCCTGGGGTATCGGTGCGAACGACGTCGCCAACGCCATGGGGACATCGGTCGGCTCAGGTGCGCTGACCTTTAAGCAGGCAGTGATCATTGCTGCCATATTCGAATGTGCCGGTGCTGTTCTTGCAGGTGGTGAGGTAACCAAAACCATCCGTAAAGGCATTGTCGATGTCTCATCACTGGGTAGTACGCCCGAGCTTCTTGTTTACGGTATGCTGGCATCCCTGCTGGCTGCTGGTATCTGGCTTCTGGTTGCTACCCGCATGGGCTGGCCTGTCTCTACTACTCACTCCATTGTCGGTGCCATCGTCGGTTTCGGCGCTGTCGGTATCGGCATGGAGGCTGTGCAGTGGGGCAAGGTAGGTACCATCGCACTGAGCTGGGTTACTTCTCCGCTTATGGCTGGTGCAATCGGCTTTGCCCTGTTCAGAAGTATCCAGAAATTGATTATTGATACTGAAGACCCACTTGAAAAAGCCAAGAAGTATGTACCTTATTACATCTTCCTGGTTGGTTTTATCATGGCGATGGTGACCCTGCTCAAAGGTCTGAAACATGTCGGTGTGAAGCTGCCGTTTGACCAGAATATGATTTACGCTGCGCTTATTGGTGTGATTTTTGCGGTTATCGGCACATTCATGATCAAGCGACTGAAGTTCTCCAAGAAAGAGGATAAGAAGTTCCATTATACCAATATGGAGAAGATCTTCGGTGTATTGATGATCTTCACGGCTATTGCTATGGCCTTTGCCCACGGCTCCAACGATGTGGCCAATGCTATTGGTCCGGTTGCAGCCGTTGTCGGCATTGTTAGTAGTGCCGGTGAAATTGCCTCTAAATCAGCAACGCCTGTATGGATTCTTCTGCTTGGTGGCGGCGGTATTGTCTTTGGTCTGGCGACTTACGGACATAAGGTGATTGCAACAGTTGGTTCCGGTATCAGTGAGCTGACTCCAAGTCGCGGCTTTGCCGCAACACTTGCTGCAGCTACGACCGTTGTTGTGGCTTCCGGCACAGGTCTGCCGATCTCCACTACCCATACACTGGTGGGGGCGGTGATCGGTGTTGGTCTGGCACGTGGTATTGGTGCTTTGAATATGGGTGTGATCCAGACGATCTTCCTGTCATGGATCATCACGCTTCCGGCAGGTGCTATTCTGTCAATTCTGTTCTTCTTCTTCTTCAAAGGCGCATTCAGCTAA
- the phoU gene encoding phosphate signaling complex protein PhoU, whose amino-acid sequence MKTHTIKRFEDEMNELKEKVLAMGGLVEKATKRSMNSLIKHDTKRAYKVIERDQAINALEIEIDEMTRTILALRQPAASDLRFVMTTIKVVTDLERMGDLAEGIAELMLETQEHPLIHVSSLESLSDQVFTQTALALNAFAKADLDAAIACLQNHDKVNGKFKSMQREYLTYMMEDARQITAGLISTNIARNLQRIGDHAVNIAEMVIYMIKGRDVRHIDHSEAAALVTGNQQK is encoded by the coding sequence ATGAAAACACACACGATTAAACGATTTGAAGATGAAATGAACGAGTTAAAAGAGAAGGTGCTCGCCATGGGTGGCCTGGTTGAGAAGGCCACCAAGCGCTCCATGAACTCACTGATCAAACATGATACCAAACGCGCCTACAAGGTTATTGAACGTGATCAGGCGATTAATGCTCTGGAGATAGAGATTGATGAGATGACCCGCACCATACTGGCTCTGCGTCAGCCTGCCGCCAGTGACCTGCGTTTTGTCATGACAACTATCAAGGTGGTGACTGATCTTGAGCGCATGGGTGACCTGGCCGAAGGTATTGCCGAGCTCATGCTGGAGACTCAGGAGCACCCGTTGATTCATGTATCTTCACTGGAATCCCTTTCCGATCAGGTGTTCACCCAGACAGCTTTAGCACTCAATGCCTTTGCCAAAGCTGACCTTGATGCAGCCATCGCCTGCCTGCAAAACCATGATAAAGTTAACGGTAAATTCAAATCGATGCAGCGAGAATACCTCACCTATATGATGGAGGATGCACGCCAGATCACAGCCGGTCTGATCTCCACCAATATTGCAAGAAACCTGCAACGCATTGGTGATCATGCCGTTAATATTGCCGAGATGGTGATCTATATGATTAAAGGCCGCGATGTCCGCCATATTGATCACTCTGAAGCCGCTGCCCTGGTTACCGGAAACCAGCAGAAATAA
- a CDS encoding Na/Pi cotransporter family protein, whose amino-acid sequence MKGTLQKVMLPTILVILAYGFWISPDFKEIAAGVAIFLFGMLALEEGFKAFTGGTLEKILKKTTNKLWKSISFGVVSTSIMQSSSLVSVITISFLGAGLIGLSQGIGIIFGANLGTTTGAWLVAGFGLKVKISAYAMPMLVFGVIMIFQKSRHLKGIGYILTGLGFLFLGIHHMKEGFETFKSAIDLAEYAVAGYPGLFLFTLIGIFATVVMQSSHATLVLIITALAAQQISYENALALAIGANVGTTITAILGALSSNELGKRLAGAHLIFNVITGLIAIAFIHQLLVAVDLISSYVGIAEADYTLKLAVFHTLFNLIGIVVMIPFTNHLVRFLERVIKSEPDKYAQPKYLNESALEFGDAALEALRMETARVYGKATDVIAKGLSLDKRKIFSDAKLKQVIAEHARAIDYDIDDVYEHEIKRLCSAILDYTNKLSSADPVIARQISRIRMANQSILIALKDVKHLQKNMQRYIASDNPEISGEYNRLRQRIAKVMRRLEKIRASGETSATSILSLDALKLTLEKNMGLLHERMNELIRDGKVSAEMAISLMNDSNYTYSIIHNLIQINHNYLKSEEGSETEAEHMIALNREEIGTVLADDREIAEKG is encoded by the coding sequence GTGAAAGGCACCCTTCAAAAAGTAATGTTACCAACCATTCTGGTGATTCTGGCCTACGGTTTCTGGATCAGTCCGGATTTTAAGGAGATTGCTGCCGGCGTAGCGATATTCCTGTTCGGCATGCTGGCGCTGGAGGAGGGCTTTAAAGCCTTTACCGGTGGAACACTTGAGAAAATCCTGAAAAAAACCACGAATAAATTATGGAAGAGCATCTCTTTCGGTGTTGTTTCAACGAGTATCATGCAGTCCAGTTCGCTGGTTTCGGTCATTACCATATCATTCCTGGGCGCAGGGTTGATTGGCCTTTCTCAGGGTATCGGCATCATCTTTGGTGCCAACCTTGGCACGACAACTGGAGCATGGCTGGTGGCCGGTTTCGGTCTGAAGGTGAAGATCTCAGCTTATGCGATGCCGATGCTGGTATTTGGCGTGATTATGATATTCCAGAAGTCACGTCACCTTAAAGGCATCGGTTATATCCTTACTGGCCTCGGGTTCCTTTTTCTGGGTATCCACCATATGAAGGAGGGTTTTGAGACCTTCAAATCGGCGATTGATCTGGCTGAATATGCGGTGGCCGGATATCCCGGACTCTTCCTGTTTACCCTGATAGGCATTTTTGCCACGGTGGTGATGCAATCGAGTCACGCCACACTGGTTCTGATTATTACCGCACTGGCTGCTCAGCAGATCTCTTATGAAAATGCTCTGGCGCTGGCTATCGGTGCCAATGTGGGCACAACGATTACAGCTATCCTTGGGGCACTGAGCTCCAATGAGTTGGGTAAACGGTTGGCAGGCGCACATCTAATTTTCAATGTGATTACCGGTCTGATTGCGATCGCCTTTATTCATCAACTGCTGGTGGCTGTGGATCTGATCAGCTCCTACGTCGGTATTGCTGAAGCAGACTACACATTGAAGCTGGCGGTATTCCACACTCTGTTTAATCTGATCGGCATTGTGGTGATGATTCCATTTACCAATCATCTGGTACGTTTTCTGGAGAGGGTGATCAAGTCGGAGCCGGATAAATATGCGCAGCCGAAATACCTGAATGAATCAGCGTTAGAGTTTGGTGATGCCGCACTTGAAGCACTGCGTATGGAGACTGCACGTGTTTACGGTAAAGCAACCGATGTTATCGCAAAAGGACTCTCTCTGGATAAGAGGAAGATTTTCTCTGATGCTAAACTCAAACAGGTGATTGCGGAGCATGCTCGTGCGATTGATTATGATATAGATGATGTCTATGAACATGAGATCAAACGTCTGTGCAGTGCGATTCTGGATTACACCAATAAATTATCCTCTGCTGACCCAGTCATTGCCAGACAGATTAGTCGAATCCGTATGGCTAATCAGTCAATCCTGATCGCACTCAAAGATGTAAAACATCTGCAGAAGAATATGCAGCGCTATATCGCTTCGGATAATCCGGAGATCAGTGGTGAATATAACCGACTGCGTCAACGTATCGCCAAGGTGATGCGCCGACTGGAGAAGATTCGTGCCAGTGGTGAGACGAGTGCGACATCCATTCTTTCGCTGGATGCGCTGAAGCTGACGCTGGAGAAAAATATGGGCCTGTTGCATGAGCGTATGAATGAATTGATTCGTGATGGCAAAGTCTCAGCAGAGATGGCGATATCGTTGATGAATGACAGTAATTATACCTATAGTATAATCCATAACCTGATTCAGATTAACCATAACTATCTGAAATCCGAAGAGGGGTCTGAGACAGAGGCAGAACATATGATCGCTTTGAACCGGGAAGAGATCGGCACTGTGCTGGCAGATGATCGGGAAATTGCAGAGAAAGGGTGA
- the ppk2 gene encoding polyphosphate kinase 2 encodes MMDALANSGDQQVEASQERSYDALIDKHGFDDSKVEKIITSYLQEQELKPFQAELINLQQHLEATKQRMIILFEGRDAAGKGGTIRSVTRYMNEKHYRVIALGKPTEEQRTQWFFQKYVSQFPRGGEIVMFDRSWYNRAMVEPVFGFCTDEEYNNFMKGVVGFEKDLVRQGTILVKIYFSVTKEIQKKRFERRQNDPLRQWKLSEVDVQAQERWDDFDKVKYEMLKHTHTAAAPWTLIRSADKHLARLNAIKVILNAVDYDGNNQELDFVPDDSVVISGARELELMQKAKLSNKGKNRE; translated from the coding sequence ATGATGGATGCACTGGCAAATAGTGGAGATCAGCAGGTAGAAGCGTCACAGGAACGCTCTTACGATGCATTGATCGATAAACATGGCTTTGACGATAGCAAGGTTGAGAAAATCATCACCTCCTACCTGCAGGAGCAGGAACTCAAGCCGTTTCAGGCCGAATTGATTAATCTTCAGCAGCACCTTGAAGCGACCAAGCAGCGGATGATCATCCTCTTTGAAGGCAGAGATGCGGCGGGCAAGGGTGGTACCATTCGCAGTGTGACGCGTTATATGAACGAGAAACACTACCGTGTCATTGCGCTGGGCAAGCCGACCGAAGAGCAGCGCACGCAGTGGTTTTTCCAGAAGTACGTATCCCAGTTTCCTCGTGGTGGCGAGATCGTGATGTTTGATCGCAGCTGGTACAACCGTGCGATGGTGGAGCCGGTGTTCGGCTTCTGTACGGATGAGGAGTATAACAACTTCATGAAGGGGGTGGTCGGCTTTGAGAAGGATCTTGTGCGTCAGGGAACCATCCTGGTGAAGATCTACTTCAGTGTGACCAAGGAAATCCAGAAAAAACGCTTCGAGCGCCGTCAGAATGACCCTTTGCGCCAGTGGAAGCTCTCTGAAGTGGATGTGCAGGCGCAGGAGCGCTGGGACGATTTCGATAAGGTTAAATATGAGATGCTCAAACATACCCACACCGCAGCTGCACCATGGACGCTAATCCGTTCCGCCGATAAACACCTGGCTCGCCTTAACGCGATCAAGGTCATTCTCAATGCGGTGGACTATGATGGCAACAATCAGGAACTCGATTTTGTCCCGGATGACAGCGTTGTCATTTCCGGTGCCCGTGAGCTTGAACTGATGCAGAAGGCGAAGTTGAGCAATAAGGGCAAAAACAGAGAGTGA
- a CDS encoding TIGR00153 family protein, which translates to MVRRSPISNMFAGSPIKPLQEHISKAHEAVKKLEPFFVAVIAKDYEQAAILEREIHRLEVEADDLKHSLRIQLPNSLFMPMPRERILDIVLNQDRLANKSKEIAGYVIGRQMAIPEELADLLVELVKQSVASSRQAKKIVNELDELVEVGFRGREVNTVEEMINDLDDIEYGADKLGTQINNALFVIEKNLDPIDAVFLYRVIQNVGEVADIAQRVGARLELLLAR; encoded by the coding sequence ATGGTTAGAAGAAGTCCAATTTCAAATATGTTTGCCGGTTCGCCGATCAAACCGCTGCAGGAACATATCAGCAAGGCTCATGAAGCTGTGAAAAAACTCGAGCCATTCTTTGTGGCTGTGATTGCAAAAGATTACGAGCAGGCTGCTATTTTGGAGCGGGAGATTCACAGACTGGAAGTAGAAGCAGATGATCTGAAACATTCGCTTCGTATCCAACTGCCAAATTCACTTTTCATGCCGATGCCACGCGAACGTATCCTGGATATCGTATTAAATCAGGATCGACTGGCCAACAAATCCAAGGAGATTGCCGGTTACGTGATTGGTCGTCAGATGGCTATTCCCGAAGAGCTTGCAGATTTGCTGGTTGAGCTGGTCAAACAGAGTGTCGCCTCTTCCCGTCAGGCCAAAAAGATTGTCAATGAACTCGATGAGCTGGTTGAGGTCGGTTTCCGTGGTCGTGAAGTGAACACGGTGGAAGAGATGATCAATGACCTCGATGATATCGAGTATGGTGCCGATAAGCTTGGTACCCAGATCAATAACGCACTGTTTGTCATCGAAAAGAATCTGGATCCGATCGATGCAGTGTTCCTCTATCGCGTGATTCAAAATGTAGGTGAGGTAGCCGATATCGCTCAACGCGTTGGCGCCCGCCTTGAACTGTTACTGGCACGATAA
- the ppk2 gene encoding polyphosphate kinase 2, which produces MPQENPPCYEQLIEEHGLSDNKVESIITKYLQEKELKPYQAELIKLQQHLDRTQQRMVILFEGRDAAAKGGTIRRVTRYMNEKHYRIIAMGKPTEEQRSQWFFQKYVSQFPHGGEVVLFDRSWYNRAMVEPVFGFCSESEYKNFMKGVVGFEKDLIRQGTILVKLYFSVTKDAQKARFDRRTTDPLRQWKLSEVDMQAQERWDDFTKTKYEMLKRTHTAAAPWTVIRSMDKHKCRLNAIKTILNAVDYEGYNEALDFVPDDKVVISGAREIELMNKQRLRSGKFIG; this is translated from the coding sequence ATGCCGCAAGAAAATCCTCCCTGCTATGAACAACTCATAGAAGAGCATGGACTAAGCGACAACAAAGTAGAAAGCATCATCACCAAATATTTGCAGGAAAAAGAGCTCAAACCCTATCAGGCCGAGTTGATCAAGCTGCAACAGCATCTGGATAGAACACAGCAGCGCATGGTTATCCTTTTTGAAGGACGCGACGCTGCAGCCAAAGGTGGCACCATTCGCCGTGTAACCCGTTACATGAATGAGAAACATTACCGTATTATTGCCATGGGCAAACCGACCGAAGAGCAGCGCAGTCAGTGGTTTTTCCAGAAATATGTATCCCAGTTTCCACATGGTGGCGAGGTCGTGCTGTTTGATCGCAGCTGGTACAACCGGGCGATGGTGGAGCCGGTTTTCGGTTTTTGCAGTGAAAGCGAATATAAAAACTTTATGAAAGGTGTGGTCGGCTTTGAGAAGGATCTTATCCGTCAGGGAACCATACTGGTGAAACTCTACTTCAGCGTTACCAAGGATGCCCAGAAGGCCCGCTTTGACCGGCGTACCACGGATCCGCTGAGGCAGTGGAAGCTCTCTGAGGTGGATATGCAGGCGCAAGAGCGCTGGGACGACTTCACCAAGACAAAATATGAGATGCTTAAACGCACCCATACCGCAGCAGCGCCATGGACAGTGATTCGTTCGATGGACAAACACAAATGCAGACTTAATGCCATTAAAACCATCCTCAATGCGGTGGATTATGAGGGTTATAACGAGGCACTGGATTTTGTACCTGATGACAAGGTGGTGATCTCCGGTGCCAGAGAGATTGAGCTGATGAATAAGCAGCGCCTGAGAAGTGGTAAATTTATCGGCTGA
- the pstB gene encoding phosphate ABC transporter ATP-binding protein PstB has product MNKTTVENTITVRDLKLWYGDYEALHGIDLDIQKGKVTAFIGPSGCGKSTFLRTLNRMNDRIPGCRVEGEILLNGQDIYAPSVDVVQLRSYVGMVFQKPNPFPKSIYENVAYAPRIHGMVKDGPEMDELVESALRRASIWDEVKDKLQQPGTALSGGQQQRLCIARTIAVKPEVILMDEPCSALDPIATAKIEELMDELKEEYTIVIVTHNMQQAARVSDYTAYFYLGDLMEFNDTHTIFTAPANQKTEDYITGRFG; this is encoded by the coding sequence ATGAATAAGACAACCGTAGAAAATACTATCACCGTCCGGGATCTGAAGCTCTGGTATGGCGACTATGAAGCCCTGCACGGCATCGACCTGGACATCCAGAAAGGCAAAGTGACCGCATTTATCGGTCCCTCAGGTTGTGGCAAGTCCACCTTCCTGCGCACCCTCAACCGCATGAATGACCGCATTCCGGGATGCCGTGTTGAGGGTGAGATTCTGCTCAATGGCCAGGATATCTATGCCCCATCTGTTGATGTTGTGCAGCTGCGAAGCTACGTCGGCATGGTTTTCCAGAAACCCAACCCGTTCCCCAAGAGTATTTATGAAAATGTTGCGTATGCCCCGCGCATTCACGGCATGGTCAAAGATGGCCCTGAGATGGATGAGCTGGTCGAGTCTGCCCTCAGACGCGCCAGCATCTGGGACGAGGTAAAGGATAAACTGCAGCAGCCGGGCACCGCCCTCTCCGGTGGCCAGCAGCAGCGTCTCTGCATCGCCCGCACAATTGCTGTGAAACCTGAAGTGATCCTGATGGATGAACCATGTTCTGCGCTAGACCCAATCGCCACAGCCAAGATTGAAGAGCTGATGGATGAGCTGAAAGAGGAGTACACTATCGTCATTGTAACCCACAATATGCAGCAGGCAGCGCGTGTTTCCGATTACACCGCTTACTTCTACCTTGGCGATTTGATGGAGTTCAACGACACCCACACCATTTTCACAGCTCCTGCGAACCAGAAGACTGAAGACTATATTACCGGCCGCTTTGGATAA
- the ppk2 gene encoding polyphosphate kinase 2, producing the protein MSTLVNSDSTPKADEAEGSGGQAKCYDRLVEKHGLTEEKVKKVLTKYLQEQELKPFQAELINLQKHLEKTNQRMIILFEGRDAAGKGGTIRRVTRYMNEKHYRIIALGKPTEEQRTQWFFQKYVSQFPHGGEIAMFDRSWYNRAMVEPVFGFCSDAEYKNFMKGVGGFEKDLVRQGTILVKIYFSVTKDVQQKRFDRRKDDPLRQWKLSEVDVQAQERWDDFDKVKYEMLRRTHTASAPWTVIRSMDKHRARLNAIKVILNSVDYDKVNMELDYVPDDNVVISGAREIELMQRDRLRNKSRKKVADDLPQEDQSE; encoded by the coding sequence ATGAGTACCTTGGTTAACAGTGATTCCACCCCTAAAGCAGATGAAGCCGAGGGCTCAGGCGGGCAGGCCAAATGTTATGATCGGTTGGTTGAAAAGCATGGACTGACTGAAGAGAAGGTGAAGAAGGTTCTCACCAAATACCTGCAGGAGCAGGAGCTTAAGCCGTTTCAGGCGGAGCTGATCAATCTGCAGAAGCATCTGGAAAAAACCAATCAGCGCATGATTATTCTTTTTGAGGGCAGGGATGCTGCAGGTAAGGGCGGCACTATCCGTCGTGTGACCCGTTACATGAATGAGAAGCACTATCGTATTATTGCATTGGGCAAGCCAACCGAAGAACAACGCACACAGTGGTTTTTCCAGAAGTATGTATCCCAGTTTCCGCATGGTGGTGAGATCGCCATGTTTGATCGCAGCTGGTACAACCGTGCGATGGTGGAGCCGGTATTCGGCTTCTGTTCCGATGCCGAGTATAAAAATTTCATGAAGGGTGTTGGCGGTTTCGAGAAGGATCTGGTGCGTCAGGGTACCATTCTGGTGAAGATCTACTTCAGTGTGACCAAGGATGTGCAACAGAAACGTTTTGATCGTCGTAAGGATGATCCACTGCGTCAGTGGAAGCTCTCTGAAGTGGATGTGCAGGCGCAGGAGCGCTGGGACGATTTCGATAAGGTTAAATATGAGATGCTGCGCCGCACCCATACCGCATCCGCACCGTGGACGGTGATTCGCTCAATGGACAAACATCGGGCACGTCTGAATGCGATCAAGGTGATCCTCAATTCTGTCGATTATGACAAAGTGAACATGGAACTTGATTATGTGCCTGACGACAATGTTGTGATCTCAGGGGCACGTGAGATTGAACTGATGCAGAGGGATCGCCTGCGCAACAAGAGTAGAAAAAAAGTGGCGGATGATCTGCCGCAAGAGGATCAGTCAGAATAA